In one Notolabrus celidotus isolate fNotCel1 chromosome 1, fNotCel1.pri, whole genome shotgun sequence genomic region, the following are encoded:
- the LOC117812448 gene encoding E3 ubiquitin-protein ligase RNF186-like — MLMTEDLECVVCCYEYSHSDRVPRILHCKHTFCAPCLEKLSRLNGIVRTVSCPLCRWVTCTRASMTLPGALWVNTEIWDQIAEQQQKRTLSVEDLNDANTQLDNMKKPVCKPSGFMSAFQKMFSCVPLH, encoded by the exons ATGCTCATGACCGAAGAcctagagtgtgtggtgtgctgctATGAGTACTCTCACAGTGATCGGGTCCCTCGGATCCTGCACTGCAAACACACCTTCTGTGCTCCCTGCCTGGAGAAACTGTCCAGGCTGAATGGCATCGTCCGCACTGTCTCCTGCCCGCTGTGCCGCTGGGTTACTTGCACTCGGGCGAGCATGACCCTGCCTGGAGCCCTGTGGGTCAACACTGAGATCTGGGACCAGATCgcagagcagcaacagaagAGGACTTTATCAGTGGAGGATTTAAATGACGCCAATACTCAACTCGacaacatgaaaaa gCCGGTTTGCAAACCGTCCGGTTTCATGTCAGCATTCCAAAAAATGTTCAGCTGTGTGCCGCTGCattga
- the ube2j2 gene encoding ubiquitin-conjugating enzyme E2 J2 → MNNNGNKRAPTTATQRLKQDYLRIKKDPVPYICAEPLPSNILEWHYVVRGPEKTPYEGGYYHGKLIFPREFPFKPPSIYMITPNGRFKCNTRLCLSITDFHPDTWNPAWSVSTILTGLLSFMVEKGPTLGSIETSDYTKRQLSAQSLAFNLKDKVFCELFPDVVDEMKQKQKAQEELSARTQPLPLPDVVPDGDPQQAHYGLPALNGGPVPNRVANPAPGLQQANRNHGLLGGALANLFVIVGFAAFAYTVKYVLRSIAQE, encoded by the exons ATGAACAACAACGGGAATAAGAGAGCTCCAACCACAGCCACCCAGCGACTTAAACAGGATTACCTCAGGATAAAGAAAGACCCTGTGCCTTACATCTGTGCAGAACCTCTCCCCTCCAACATCCTAGAATG GCACTATGTCGTCAGAGGTCCCGAGAAAACTCCTTATGAAG GAGGATATTATCATGGAAAACTTATTTTCCCACGTGAATTTCCCTTTAAACCACCAAGTATCTACATGATAACACCGAACGGGAGATTCAAGTGCAATACAAG GTTATGTTTGTCCATCACAGACTTCCATCCAGACACGTGGAATCCTGCATGGTCCGTCTCTACCATCCTCACAGGTCTGCTTAGCTTCATGGTGGAGAAAGGCCCCACTCTTGGCAGCATTGAGACCTCTGACTACACA AAAAGACAGCTGTCAGCCCAAAGCCTGGCCTTCAACCTAAAGGACAAAGTGTTCTGTGAGCTGTTTCCTGATGTGGTCGAT GAGATGAAGCAGAAACAGAAGGCCCAGGAGGAGTTAAGCGCCCGCACTCAGCCCCTTCCCCTCCCTGACGTGGTGCCCGACGGAGATCCCCAGCAGGCCCACTATGGCCTCCCTGCCCTCAACGGAGGCCCCGTTCCAAACAGGGTCGCTAACCCTGCGCCTGGCCTGCAGCAGGCCAACCGCAACCACGGACTTCTAGGTGGCGCTCTAGCCAACCTGTTTGTGATTGTAGGCTTCGCGGCATTTGCCTACACAGTCAAGTACGTGCTGAGGAGCATAGCCCAAGAGTGA